The genomic region AAACCTTGCTAAAAAACTTCAAAATTCTTTATTACTTATTGAATATTCGATATTCACCCAACAGATTCTGTATATTCATACACGATTTGCTAACATTTCCCGTTAGCCTATTAAAGCCAATAAAATTTAGGTGTTGTTATGATTCGACCGATGTTCGGTTTTCGGCCCAAACCCAAGAAATTCGACTATCCTTTCCGTTATTACGACCCGGAAAAGGATGAAAAAGAAAAGCGGCGTAAGCGTATTAAATTCGAAACCCATACAAGACGCAGGCCTGCCCAGTTTAAAACAATTGTATTTTTCGCAGCGCTGTTGGCTTTAATTGTTTACCTAATTTCACTCTAAAACAGATTATTTACATTGAGCGAGACCCGCACCGGTGATTCTATAATTCATCCATTACCTCCTGAAATCAGCAACAAAATTGCGGCAGGAGAGGTTATACAGCGCCCGGCTTCCGTAGTTAAAGAACTACTGGATAATGCCATTGATGCCGGTGCCGACCAACTTAAAATTCTTATCCAGAACGCAGGTCGTACACTTATTCAAGTTTCCGACAATGGTTGTGGAATGAGTAAAGAAGACCTTCCACTCTGTTTTGAACGGCATGCAACCTCCAAAATTAATACAGTAGATGACCTGTTTCGTATTAGAACCCTCGGGTTTAGGGGAGAAGCGATGGCTTCTATTGCATCGGTTTCGCAGGTTACGGTCAAAACTAAACGCGCGGAGGATGAAAATGGCTGGGAATTTGAAGTTTGGGGAGGTGAAGAGCGTGAAATAAAACCAACAGCGACTGACAATGGTACTACTATTGCCGTTCGAAATTTATTTTTTAATGTACCAGCACGCCGACAGTTTTTAAAGACTGATGTAACTGAACTCCGTCATATTCTCAGAACCATTCAGTATGCTGCCCTTGCAAGTACGGATGTTGCTTTTTATGTAGAAGCTGACGGTGATATCATTTATGATTTACCAATCCAAAAACTGAAAGACCGTGTTACTCAGATTTTCGGAAGTTCTTATAAAGCGAGTCTTATCGAATTTAAAGAAGAAACCAGTTATGTAAAGATTCATGGTTTTGCCTCAGATCCCAAGCTTGCAAAAAAAAGCCGGGGAGAGCAGTTTTTGTTTGTGAATGGCCGGCCGTTTCAGCATCGATATCTTACCCATGTAATTTTGAGTTTATATGATGCCTGGACTCGTAACAATGAGTATCCATTTTATGCACTTTTCTTTGATATCGATCCTTCCAAAGTAGATGTAAATGTGCATCCGGCCAAAATGGAGGTCAAGTTTGAGGATGAGCGCAGCGTTATTCAATTGGCTCGTTCAGTAGTAAACCGGGCATTAAACCAGCACTTTCAAGTACCGAATATTCAGCAAGAGGAAGATGCTTTTTTAAGTGATAATGAATCCAGGAGGTTTGATTCCGGTTTTAGTTTTAATCGCCCGAGCACTTCTACAGACAATGAAAAGGGGTTTCAAATTCCATCCCGCATTAATTATAAGTCAAACCCGGTACAGGGCAGGGGAAGAGATTTTGGAGAACAGCTGTATGGCGAGACAGGGAGCCGGCAGAGAACTGATTTCTCAGAATCTCAATCATATCAACCACCGGTCGATCAGAAAGAACAAGTAGCCAAGGATACAGGATTTTGGCAGTTGCATAACACTTATATCCTTACACAAACCCGAACAGGGTTAACCGTTATAGACCAGCATTTGGCCCACAAGCGCATCATCTTTGAAAAGGCGATCAATGCCACGGAAGAGGCGCTTCCAAGCACACAGCAGCTGTTATTTGCTCAAACACTGGAATTGTCAGCA from Gracilimonas sp. harbors:
- the mutL gene encoding DNA mismatch repair endonuclease MutL, yielding MSETRTGDSIIHPLPPEISNKIAAGEVIQRPASVVKELLDNAIDAGADQLKILIQNAGRTLIQVSDNGCGMSKEDLPLCFERHATSKINTVDDLFRIRTLGFRGEAMASIASVSQVTVKTKRAEDENGWEFEVWGGEEREIKPTATDNGTTIAVRNLFFNVPARRQFLKTDVTELRHILRTIQYAALASTDVAFYVEADGDIIYDLPIQKLKDRVTQIFGSSYKASLIEFKEETSYVKIHGFASDPKLAKKSRGEQFLFVNGRPFQHRYLTHVILSLYDAWTRNNEYPFYALFFDIDPSKVDVNVHPAKMEVKFEDERSVIQLARSVVNRALNQHFQVPNIQQEEDAFLSDNESRRFDSGFSFNRPSTSTDNEKGFQIPSRINYKSNPVQGRGRDFGEQLYGETGSRQRTDFSESQSYQPPVDQKEQVAKDTGFWQLHNTYILTQTRTGLTVIDQHLAHKRIIFEKAINATEEALPSTQQLLFAQTLELSASDYTLLKELHSIIQRMGFSVQLLSGNTAMINGVPADIEIGNEEEVLISMLHQYQELGQKVKLEAREKLAIAFAAKAAIPRGKKLTEQEMESLVDQLFACEQPYLDPLKKPTISYIPLDEIQSRFR